In [Leptolyngbya] sp. PCC 7376, a genomic segment contains:
- the pseI gene encoding pseudaminic acid synthase, translating to MNLIETCDNSGFLQNTHPLIIAEMSGNHNQSLEKALDIVDAAAESGVQALKIQTYTAETMTLDCQKEDFFINDPNSLWHGQSLYMLYQQAYTPWEWHQPIFKRCQELGIIGFSTPFDETSVDFLESLEVPFYKIASFENTDLPLIRKVASTGKPMIISTGMASIAELHETVNAAREVGCQELVLLKCTSTYPATPENTNILTIPHLKDLFDVQVGLSDHTLGIGVAVASVALGAMMIEKHFTLSRTEGGVDSAFSMEPHEMKQLVEETRRAWQALGNVTYGATEAERKSLGFRRSLYIAEEMKAGDKLTSQNLRCVRPGYGLAPKYYDLVINKAVNQDLQKGTPLSWDLLL from the coding sequence ATGAATCTAATTGAGACTTGTGATAATAGTGGATTTTTACAGAATACTCATCCTTTAATTATTGCCGAAATGTCTGGCAATCATAATCAATCTCTGGAAAAGGCTTTAGATATTGTCGATGCAGCAGCAGAATCAGGAGTTCAAGCTCTTAAAATCCAGACTTATACTGCCGAGACAATGACTCTCGATTGCCAAAAAGAAGATTTTTTCATTAATGATCCTAATTCTCTTTGGCATGGCCAATCTTTATATATGCTTTATCAGCAAGCCTATACTCCTTGGGAATGGCATCAACCTATTTTTAAACGCTGTCAAGAATTAGGAATAATTGGTTTTAGTACACCATTTGATGAAACATCTGTTGATTTTTTAGAATCTCTAGAAGTTCCATTTTACAAAATTGCATCTTTTGAAAATACAGATTTACCTTTAATTCGCAAAGTGGCAAGTACAGGTAAACCAATGATTATTTCTACAGGTATGGCATCCATTGCAGAACTACATGAAACAGTGAATGCAGCGCGAGAAGTTGGTTGTCAAGAATTAGTTTTGCTCAAATGCACCAGTACCTATCCTGCTACACCAGAAAATACAAATATTCTTACAATTCCACATCTTAAGGATTTATTCGATGTTCAAGTTGGTTTATCTGACCATACTTTGGGCATTGGTGTGGCGGTTGCAAGTGTCGCTTTAGGAGCAATGATGATTGAAAAACATTTCACTTTAAGCCGCACTGAAGGAGGAGTTGATTCTGCATTTTCGATGGAGCCTCATGAAATGAAGCAGCTTGTTGAGGAGACAAGGCGAGCATGGCAAGCTTTAGGCAATGTCACTTATGGTGCAACGGAAGCAGAGAGAAAATCCTTGGGATTTAGACGATCACTTTATATTGCAGAGGAGATGAAGGCAGGAGACAAATTGACTTCTCAGAATCTTCGTTGTGTTCGTCCTGGATACGGGCTAGCTCCAAAGTATTATGATCTAGTCATTAACAAAGCTGTAAATCAAGACTTACAGAAAGGTACTCCTCTGAGTTGGGATCTACTGTTATAG
- a CDS encoding DapH/DapD/GlmU-related protein, protein MKIKGKLLVGQRISIGQFSKILVAENSTLIINDDVWINDNCHIETCSGQAIKIGSKTTLQSRCQIRGDITIGENVLFAPNAFVSSGTHLYSYIPSLSIREQDQRYQENHGGIYSKPIIIGEDCWFGINVVILPGITIGNNCVIGANSVVTKNINTGLVSAGVPAKIIKNRFKET, encoded by the coding sequence GTGAAAATCAAAGGAAAACTTTTAGTTGGGCAACGCATATCTATTGGCCAATTCTCAAAAATATTAGTAGCAGAAAATTCGACACTGATTATTAACGATGATGTCTGGATTAATGACAATTGCCACATAGAAACTTGTTCTGGTCAAGCGATCAAAATAGGTAGTAAGACGACTTTACAAAGTAGATGTCAAATCAGAGGTGATATAACTATTGGAGAAAACGTTCTTTTTGCCCCTAATGCCTTTGTTTCTTCAGGAACCCATCTTTACTCATATATTCCAAGCTTAAGTATTCGGGAACAAGATCAGCGATACCAAGAAAATCATGGCGGCATTTACTCTAAGCCTATAATCATTGGAGAGGATTGTTGGTTCGGTATTAATGTCGTTATCTTACCGGGTATTACTATTGGGAATAATTGTGTAATTGGAGCAAATTCAGTTGTCACTAAAAATATTAATACAGGTCTCGTCTCTGCTGGAGTACCAGCAAAAATAATCAAAAATAGATTTAAAGAAACTTAA
- a CDS encoding phytanoyl-CoA dioxygenase family protein: protein MCLLLAGVIYFKIWKKTPHKSYIAMRKLFVLSDGRFNDCISTIQKIRHPKYTNIIPNGILGNLSNENIKSIAAQIKKDGYFISSQKLDQNTIDRIIYFSKNTPLSHLKISSQEHQILSDKKSLFNSKIPLSPIYRFNMQQIYENSDLLDLILDQSLLSVAQEYLGCSPVLDLYSLWWSAPFNGKGTSEAAQEFHFDMDHIKFLKIFIYLTDVNTNNGPHCYVKKSHIRKPKSLLSEGRKSDEFIQSHYPKSCIHELCAPKGTIIFADTRGFHKGKALNEGNRLLFQIEFSNSLFGENYKKVKYKHDYQHSNLNKLLKKYPRTYSQIFTEVSSQR from the coding sequence TTGTGTTTATTGCTTGCTGGAGTTATCTATTTCAAAATATGGAAAAAGACTCCGCACAAATCATATATAGCAATGAGAAAGCTATTTGTTTTAAGTGATGGCAGATTTAATGATTGTATTAGTACTATTCAAAAAATCAGACATCCTAAATATACAAACATAATTCCAAATGGTATTCTTGGTAACTTATCTAATGAAAATATTAAAAGTATAGCTGCTCAAATAAAAAAAGATGGCTATTTTATTTCATCTCAAAAACTCGATCAGAATACTATCGATAGAATTATTTATTTTTCAAAAAATACTCCATTATCTCATCTCAAGATTTCATCTCAGGAACATCAGATATTATCAGATAAAAAGAGTCTTTTCAATTCAAAAATTCCACTTTCACCAATTTATAGGTTCAATATGCAGCAGATTTATGAAAATTCAGATTTGTTAGATTTGATATTAGATCAATCATTATTAAGTGTGGCTCAAGAATATTTAGGATGTAGTCCTGTTTTGGATTTATACTCATTGTGGTGGAGTGCTCCTTTTAATGGAAAAGGAACCTCAGAGGCAGCCCAAGAATTTCATTTCGATATGGACCACATTAAGTTCTTGAAAATCTTCATCTATTTAACAGATGTCAATACGAATAATGGACCTCATTGTTATGTCAAGAAATCTCATATAAGAAAGCCAAAATCTTTGTTGTCGGAAGGAAGAAAGTCTGATGAGTTTATTCAATCTCATTACCCAAAATCTTGTATTCATGAACTGTGTGCACCAAAAGGAACAATCATCTTTGCTGATACTAGAGGATTCCATAAAGGCAAAGCATTAAATGAAGGAAATAGACTTTTATTTCAAATTGAATTTTCCAATAGTTTATTTGGAGAAAATTACAAAAAAGTCAAATATAAACATGATTATCAGCATTCAAACTTGAATAAATTACTTAAAAAATATCCTCGCACTTACAGTCAAATATTCACTGAAGTCAGTTCTCAAAGATGA
- a CDS encoding IS1 family transposase (programmed frameshift), which translates to MECPECQSTHIRKNGKKKGKQNHICVDCGRQFIDHYSQLGYSNAFKRECLKMYVNGMGFRAIERVKGVHHTTVITWVKQVGALLPDAYEPEEMPQVGELDELQTFVGAKKNKVWLWTAVDHFQPGILAWTIGDRSAETFKPLWAIVSLWRCFFYVTDGWKVYPIFVPDGDQIVSKTYMTRVEGENTRLRHYLARLHRKTLCYSKSVEMLEHSIRLLIHYLKFWDVPIPRPS; encoded by the exons ATGGAATGTCCAGAATGCCAATCTACTCATATCCGTAAGAACGGAAAGAAAAAAGGCAAACAGAATCACATCTGTGTAGATTGCGGTCGTCAGTTTATCGACCACTATAGTCAGCTCGGCTACTCAAATGCCTTCAAACGTGAATGCCTCAAAATGTATGTCAACGGTATGGGCTTTCGAGCCATTGAACGAGTGAAAGGAGTGCACCACACTACCGTCATCACTTGGGTCAAACAAGTCGGTGCATTGCTGCCTGATGCTTATGAACCGGAAGAGATGCCTCAGGTCGGGGAACTCGATGAACTTCAAACATTCGTCGGTGCTA AAAAAAACAAGGTCTGGCTCTGGACAGCAGTAGACCACTTTCAACCAGGTATTCTTGCTTGGACTATTGGTGACAGAAGTGCAGAGACATTCAAGCCACTATGGGCAATCGTTAGTCTCTGGAGATGCTTCTTTTACGTCACAGATGGCTGGAAAGTTTATCCCATCTTTGTACCCGATGGGGACCAGATTGTCAGTAAGACCTATATGACTCGAGTCGAAGGAGAGAACACTCGATTGCGGCATTATCTCGCTCGACTCCATCGAAAGACCTTATGTTATTCAAAGTCTGTGGAAATGTTAGAGCATTCGATTCGATTGCTGATTCACTATCTCAAGTTCTGGGATGTTCCTATCCCTCGACCCTCATAG
- a CDS encoding IS1 family transposase (programmed frameshift), with amino-acid sequence MPHCPNCQSTNVVKNGRIHNGKQNHRCRDCGRQFVENPQQKISSAETKQFIDKLLLEKILLAGIARVCNVSELWRQNYVNQKYEAIPKQVNVSSKKKARLIVQCNEMWSFVGNKQQKYWIWLALDIDTSEIVGLYVGAHDEFGARQLWASLPPVYRQCAVAYTDFWQAYGMVFSDKRHKAMGKETGKASSIERFNCTLRQRVLHLVRKTLSFSKKVENHIGAVWLFVHHYNASLSR; translated from the exons ATGCCCCATTGCCCAAACTGTCAGTCTACTAATGTCGTTAAAAATGGTCGTATCCATAACGGCAAGCAAAACCATAGATGTCGTGACTGTGGTAGACAATTTGTCGAAAATCCTCAACAGAAAATCAGCTCTGCTGAAACCAAGCAATTCATTGACAAGCTACTCTTGGAAAAGATTCTTCTGGCTGGTATTGCCAGAGTTTGTAACGTTTCAGAGCTTTGGCGACAGAACTATGTCAATCAAAAATATGAAGCCATACCGAAACAAGTGAATGTGTCATCGAAAAAAAAGGC GCGATTGATAGTTCAATGCAATGAAATGTGGTCTTTCGTCGGTAACAAACAGCAAAAATACTGGATTTGGTTGGCATTGGATATCGATACCAGTGAAATTGTTGGACTTTATGTGGGAGCTCATGACGAGTTTGGGGCAAGACAGCTATGGGCATCTTTACCTCCGGTCTATCGTCAATGTGCTGTGGCTTATACGGACTTTTGGCAAGCCTATGGCATGGTATTCTCGGACAAACGTCATAAGGCTATGGGTAAAGAGACTGGTAAAGCCAGCTCTATCGAGCGTTTCAACTGTACTTTACGTCAGAGAGTTTTACATCTGGTCAGAAAAACGTTGTCTTTCTCCAAGAAAGTAGAGAACCATATCGGAGCTGTCTGGCTTTTTGTCCATCACTACAACGCATCCTTATCTCGTTAG
- a CDS encoding helix-turn-helix domain-containing protein has product MPAAYSDDLRCKAIAAVERGVPQKDVCDMFNVSRSSLSLWIK; this is encoded by the coding sequence ATGCCAGCTGCTTATAGTGATGACCTACGCTGTAAAGCCATTGCGGCAGTGGAACGAGGCGTTCCTCAAAAAGATGTATGTGACATGTTTAATGTTAGCCGCAGTAGCCTTTCTCTCTGGATAAAATGA